The following are encoded together in the Tripterygium wilfordii isolate XIE 37 chromosome 18, ASM1340144v1, whole genome shotgun sequence genome:
- the LOC119984376 gene encoding protein TSS-like isoform X1 produces the protein MRPKFTNPIERRLRMAPKTRRGKTKGEKKKKKEEKVLPVVMDITVNLPDKTMVVLKGISTDRIIDVRRLLSVNTETCHITSFSLSHEMRGQRLKDTVDVSALKPCAVSLTEEDYDEERAVAHVRRLLDIVACTTCFGPAETTKDASKSDAVKNVPATQDKSAKGTTAKSQPTATTISKQSNSKDVAVEGNGDMSESFPKFGSFYEFFSLSHLIPPLQFIRKAAKRQVDEISAEDHLSSLEVKLCNGKLVHVEACRKGFLSVGKQRILCHNLVDLLRQLSRAFDNAYDDLMKAFSERNKFGNLPYGFRANTWLVPPVAAQSPSTFPSLPMEDENWGGNGGGLGRDGKSDLIPWANELLFVASMPCKTTEERQARDRKAFLLHSLFVECSIFRAVNAVQHVMGKSDLICSVANSKTLYTERFGDLIITVMKDASNASNKSDTKIDGSQAIGLDRKNMVERNLLKGITADENTAAHDIATLGLVYVRYCGYIASVKVERQENSKVDSSYRSIDLEQPEGGANALNINSLRRLLHKVKTSEHAKPSSHYQCLEHEEGHTPGAFIVRVLEESVANLEKEEPERERFVRWELGACWIQHLQDQNNADKDKKSSAKKAKKSSTEKEMKVDGLGTPLKSLKNKNLDASNMKMQSESLGTNVDGVIGEVEDATSASSESQFDTNANDNELVHKRLLSDAAFSRLKESKTGLHCKSIQELVELSQKYYTEVALPKLVADFGSLELSPVDGRTLTDFMHTRGLRMHSLGHVVKLSDKLSHVKSLCIHEMIVRAFKHILRAVIAAVVNPDEMAMSIAAALNLMLGVPNNSKSDKSFYVHSLVWRWLEVFLRKRYEWDLSIFNYKDVRKFAILRGLCHKLGIELVPRDFDMDSPHPFHKSDVVSLVPVHKQAACSSADGRQLLESSKTALDKGKLEDAVTYGTKALAKLVAVCGPYHRMTAGAYSLLAVVLYHTGDFDQATIYQQKALDINEREIGLDHPDTMKSYGDLAVFYYRLQHTELALKYVKRALFVLHLTCGPSHPNTAATYINVAMMEEGLGNVHIALRYLHKALKCNKRLLGPDHIQTAASYHAIAIALSLMEAYSLSVQHEQTTLQILRAKLGPDDLRTKDATAWLEYFESKAFEQQEAARNGTRKPDASIASKGHLSVSDLLDYISPSHDAKCRDAVAVKRKNYITKVKGNSFQDVDLAHSDDNVKENPKNESEEERDIPDMGSKSDGNQVSISTLVQSQQPAVEETVEERANIPKETFSETHIGGDDGWQPVQRPRSAGSYGQRVKQRRATIGKVYSYNKRIVDADMDYPPIKHMHQNSGYYLLKKRTIAHGSYAEHHTSNPSQGSKFGRRIVKAVTYRVKSVASSNKTYTQEASRNNGKVLGSSLESSSVCSPNDFCPSKTSVVTLGKSPSYKEVALAPPGSIAKLQFGFSQSEIPDSQEVRVKKCEEEKQNANSMGVEDLSQKQCEDMPSPINNLEEDAVVIEKKDKTESTDEIEDNCSVVVSESVKEFDSGIIEIPEVMQDCVSIDSIPNYIDSPIKELCEKDSSGSIESYGDSNSTLPGEQNLKDKPSVPYIGDTRGFVNKKLSASAAPFNPSPPFARSAPAVMNIAIPSVRPWPVNMTLHPGPAPALPTVNPISPQHLYPSPPPTPNLIQSLPFFYPMYCQPQAVLTSTFPVTSSAFHPNHFPWQCNVNTNTSEFIPNTPWPGCHPMEFSIPPPVIRPVADPGLEPKFELNDCESLSCAPILPVDIDDMGEAIKEMNPLASDAVNNASEDAKVTLENVKENGDSNVCAEETAGNEANQHKIPNVNVETSSERKTDGERTFSILIRGRRKRKQTLRMPISLLNRPYGLHSFKVVYNRVVRGS, from the exons ATGCGACCTAAGTTTACAAATCCG ATTGAGCGGAGGTTGAGAATGGCGCCCAAAACCCGCCGCGGAAAGAcgaaaggagagaagaagaagaagaaggaagagaagg TTCTTCCGGTTGTCATGGACATTACAGTAAACCTTCCAGACAAAACCATGGTTGTTTTAAAG GGAATATCAACGGATAGGATTATTGATGTACGTCGACTCCTCTCAGTCAACACTGAAACTTGCCATATCACCAGTTTTTCATTATCGCACGAG ATGAGAGGGCAACGGTTAAAAGACACGGTGGACGTCTCTGCACTGAAGCCATGCGCCGTCTCATTAACGGAAG AGGACTACGATGAAGAACGCGCGGTGGCGCACGTTCGACGGCTCCTGGACATTGTCGCCTGCACCACTTGCTTTGGGCCGGCAGAGACGACGAAGGACGCCTCAAAGTCCGACGCCGTCAAGAATGTGCCGGCTACGCAGGACAAGAGCGCCAAGGGAACTACCGCCAAATCTCAACCCACCGCTACTACAATTAGTAAGCAATCGAACTCGAAGGATGTGGCTGTGGAGGGCAATGGAGATATGAGCGAATCTTTTCCGAAGTTTGGTAGCTTCTACGagttcttctctctctcccacTTGATTCCTCCTCTTCAAT TTATAAGGAAGGCGGCGAAACGGCAAGTGGACGAGATTTCAGCGGAGGATCATCTTTCCTCTCTTGAG GTGAAACTTTGCAATGGAAAGCTGGTTCATGTGGAGGCTTGCAGAAAGGGGTTTCTTAGCGTCGGAAAGCAGCGGATTCTATGTCATAACCTTGTTGATTTGTTACGCCAGCTCAGTAGAGCCTTTGACAAT GCTTATGATGATCTCATGAAAGCATTCTCAGAACGCAACAAG TTTGGCAATCTGCCTTATGGCTTTAGAGCCAACACATGGCTTGTCCCTCCTGTTGCAGCTCAGTCACCATCAACATTCCCTTCTCTGCCCATGGAGGATGAAAACTGGGGTGGAAATGGAGGTGGTCTAGGAAGAGATGGTAAAAGTGATTTGATACCTTGGGCTAATGAACTACTATTTGTCGCATCTATGCCTTGCAAGACGACAGAGGAGAGACAAGCTCGAGACAGGAAAGCCTTCCTTCTTCACAGTTTGTTTGTTGAATGTTCCATCTTCAGAGCTGTCAACGCCGTTCAGCATGTAATGGGAAAATCAGATTTGATTTGTTCAGTTGCCAACAGCAAAACTctttacacagagagatttgGGGACTTGATCATCACGGTCATGAAAGATGCttcaaatgcaagcaataaatCAGACACTAAAATTGATGGCTCCCAAGCAATTGGACTGGACCGAAAAAACATGGTAGAACGAAATCTGCTGAAAGGGATCACTGCGGATGAAAATACTGCAGCCCAT GATATTGCTACTCTTGGTTTGGTCTATGTAAGATACTGTGGTTACATTGCTTCTGTGAAAGTTGAGAGGCAAGAGAACTCGAAAGTTGATTCTTCTTATCGGAGCATTGATCTTGAACAGCCTGAAGGCGGTGCCAATGCCCTTAATATTAACAG TTTAAGACGACTGCTTCACAAGGTGAAAACTTCGGAACATGCTAAACCATCATCACATTACCAGTGTTTGGAACATGAAGAAGGCCATACTCCCGGGGCTTTTATCGTAAGAGTGCTGGAAGAAAGTGTAGCCAATCTTGAAAAAGAGGAGCCGGAAAGAGAGCGATTTGTCAGATGGGAACTTGGAGCCTGCTGGATACAACATTTGCAAGACCAGAACAATGCAGATAAAGATAAGAAATCATCTGCAAAGAAGGCTAAGAAATCATCCACAGAGAAAGAGATGAAGGTTGACGGGCTTGGTACACCGCTGAAGTCCCTCAAGAACAAGAACCTTGATGCAAGCAATATGAAAATGCAATCTGAAAGCCTAGGAACCAATGTGGATGGTGTTATTGGGGAAGTTGAAGATGCTACTTCAGCTTCTTCAGAATCTCAATTTGATACCAATGCGAATGACAATGAGCTTGTACACAAGAGGTTATTATCTGATGCAGCCTTTTCTCGACTAAAAGAATCGAAAACAGGACTTCATTGCAAG TCTATACAAGAACTAGTCGAATTGTCTCAAAAGTATTACACTGAAGTTGCTCTTCCAAAACTG GTAGCAGACTTTGGTTCGTTGGAGCTGTCACCAGTTGATGGGCGAACTCTAACTGATTTCATGCATACTAGAGGCCTTCGGATGCATTCCTTGGGACATGTT GTCAAGCTTTCAGATAAGCTATCACATGTAAAGTCACTATGTATACATGAGATGATAGTGCGAGCCTTTAAACACATTCTTCGGGCAGTGATTGCTGCTGTTGTGAACCCCGATGAAATGGCAATGTCAATAGCTGCTGCATTGAACTTGATGCTTGGAGTTCCTAACAATAGCAAATCAGACAAGTCTTTCTACGTGCATTCCCTTGTGTGGAGATGGCTGGAGGTATTCTTGAGAAAGCGATACGAATGGGATCTTAGCATCTTTAACTACAAAGATGTGAGAAAATTTGCAATTCTACGTGGCTTATGTCATAAG TTGGGTATTGAGTTGGTTCCAAGGGATTTTGATATGGATTCTCCGCATCCATTTCATAAATCAGATGTTGTCAGCCTGGTCCCTGTGCACAAG CAAGCCGCATGCTCATCTGCAGATGGAAGACAACTCTTGGAATCATCGAAAACAGCGTTAGATAAGGGGAAACTAGAAGATGCAGTCACTTATGGAACAAAG GCTCTTGCAAAGCTGGTCGCAGTTTGTGGTCCCTACCATCGAATGACAGCAGGAGCATATAGCCTCCTTGCTGTAGTTTTGTATCACACTGGTGACTTTGATCAG GCCACCATATATCAACAAAAAGCCTTGGATATCAATGAGAGAGAGATAGGACTGGATCATCCTGATACAATGAAAAGTTATGGTGATCTTGCTGTATTTTATTACAGACTTCAACATACAGAGCTGGCTCTCAA GTATGTTAAGCGTGCTTTGTTTGTATTACATCTCACATGCGGCCCATCTCATCCAAACACTGCTGCAACATACATAAATGTTGCTATGATGGAGGAAGGCCTGGGGAATGTGCATATTGCTCTCAGATATCTCCATAAAGCTCTGAAGTGTAACAAAAGGCTACTTGGTCCGGATCATATTCAG ACAGCAGCAAGCTACCATGCAATAGCAATTGCTCTTTCATTGATGGAAGCATACTCTCTGAGTGTTCAGCATGAACAGACAACCCTGCAAATCCTTCGAGCAAAGCTGGGCCCTGATGATTTGCGCACAAAG GATGCTACTGCTTGGCTCGAGTACTTTGAGTCCAAAGCTTTTGAACAACAAGAAGCTGCAAGAAATGGCACTCGGAAGCCTGATGCATCCATAGCCAGCAAAGGCCATCTGAG TGTCTCGGATTTGCTCGACTACATAAGTCCAAGCCACGATGCCAAATGTAGAGACGCTGTGGCAGTAAAAAGGAAAAACTATATTACAAAG GTGAAAGGGAATTCCTTCCAAGATGTTGATTTAGCACATTCAGATGATAATGTGAAAGAAAACCCCAAAAATGAGTctgaggaagagagagatatacCCGACATGGGAAGTAAGTCAGATGGTAACCAGGTGAGCATCTCCACCCTAGTTCAGTCCCAGCAGCCTGCTGTGGAGGAAACTGTTGAGGAAAGGGCAAATATTCCCAAGGAGACCTTTTCTGAAACACATATTGGAGGAGATGATGGATGGCAACCAGTTCAGAGGCCTAGATCAGCTGGCTCATACGGGCAACGTGTAAAGCAGCGGCGAGCAACCATTGGCAAGGTTTATAGTTATAATAAAAGAATTGTTGATGCTGACATGGACTATCCTCCAATCAAACATATGCACCAGAATAGTGGGTATTACCTTTTGAAGAAAAGGACGATTGCCCATGGAAGTTATGCAGAACACCACACTTCAAATCCCTCTCAAGGTTCCAAATTTGGGAGGAGAATAGTCAAGGCTGTAACATACCGGGTTAAGTCTGTAGCTTCGTCTAATAAGACTTATACACAAGAGGCATCTAGAAACAACGGCAAGGTTCTTGGTTCTTCATTAGAGTCTTCTTCAGTTTGCAGTCCAAATGATTTTTGTCCATCCAAAACTTCAGTTGTTACTCTTGGAAAATCTCCTTCTTACAAGGAAGTAGCTTTGGCCCCCCCAGGTAGTATTGCTAAGTTGCAGTTTGGGTTTTCTCAAAGTGAAATTCCAGATAGCCAGGAAGTTCGAGTCAAGAAatgtgaagaagaaaaacaaaatgccAACTCAATGGGAGTAGAAGATTTATCTCAAAAGCAGTGTGAGGATATGCCTAGTCCGATAAATAATTTAGAAGAAGACGCTGTagtcattgaaaagaaagataaaactGAATCAACTGATGAAATAGAAGATAATTGTTCTGTTGTGGTATCTGAGAGTGTGAAAGAATTTGATTCTGGTATTATTGAGATTCCTGAAGTCATGCAGGATTGTGTATCAATTGATAGCATCCCGAATTATATTGATTCTCCTATAAAGGAACTCTGTGAGAAGGATTCATCTGGAAGCATTGAAAGTTATGGTGATTCAAACTCGACTTTGCCAGGAGAACAGAATTTGAAGGACAAACCATCAGTTCCATACATAGGGGATACTCGAGGATTTGTCAATAAGAAGTTGTCCGCTTCTGCAGCTCCATTCAACCCATCACCACCCTTTGCACGTTCTGCGCCAGCTGTGATGAACATTGCAATTCCTTCTGTGAGACCTTGGCCGGTAAATATGACTCTTCACCCAGGGCCTGCTCCTGCTTTACCTACAGTTAATCCAATATCCCCCCAGCATCTGTACCCATCCCCTCCTCCAACCCCGAACCTGATACAGTCATTGCCCTTTTTTTACCCCATGTACTGCCAACCTCAAGCAGTGCTGACCAGTACTTTTCCTGTTACTAGCAGTGCCTTCCATCCCAATCATTTCCCTTGGCAGTGCAATGTGAATACGAATACATCAGAGTTTATACCAAACACACCTTGGCCTGGATGCCATCCAATGGAGTTCTCTATCCCGCCTCCTGTTATCAGGCCAGTTGCTGATCCAGGATTAGAGCCAAAGTT
- the LOC119984376 gene encoding protein TSS-like isoform X2 has product MAPKTRRGKTKGEKKKKKEEKVLPVVMDITVNLPDKTMVVLKGISTDRIIDVRRLLSVNTETCHITSFSLSHEMRGQRLKDTVDVSALKPCAVSLTEEDYDEERAVAHVRRLLDIVACTTCFGPAETTKDASKSDAVKNVPATQDKSAKGTTAKSQPTATTISKQSNSKDVAVEGNGDMSESFPKFGSFYEFFSLSHLIPPLQFIRKAAKRQVDEISAEDHLSSLEVKLCNGKLVHVEACRKGFLSVGKQRILCHNLVDLLRQLSRAFDNAYDDLMKAFSERNKFGNLPYGFRANTWLVPPVAAQSPSTFPSLPMEDENWGGNGGGLGRDGKSDLIPWANELLFVASMPCKTTEERQARDRKAFLLHSLFVECSIFRAVNAVQHVMGKSDLICSVANSKTLYTERFGDLIITVMKDASNASNKSDTKIDGSQAIGLDRKNMVERNLLKGITADENTAAHDIATLGLVYVRYCGYIASVKVERQENSKVDSSYRSIDLEQPEGGANALNINSLRRLLHKVKTSEHAKPSSHYQCLEHEEGHTPGAFIVRVLEESVANLEKEEPERERFVRWELGACWIQHLQDQNNADKDKKSSAKKAKKSSTEKEMKVDGLGTPLKSLKNKNLDASNMKMQSESLGTNVDGVIGEVEDATSASSESQFDTNANDNELVHKRLLSDAAFSRLKESKTGLHCKSIQELVELSQKYYTEVALPKLVADFGSLELSPVDGRTLTDFMHTRGLRMHSLGHVVKLSDKLSHVKSLCIHEMIVRAFKHILRAVIAAVVNPDEMAMSIAAALNLMLGVPNNSKSDKSFYVHSLVWRWLEVFLRKRYEWDLSIFNYKDVRKFAILRGLCHKLGIELVPRDFDMDSPHPFHKSDVVSLVPVHKQAACSSADGRQLLESSKTALDKGKLEDAVTYGTKALAKLVAVCGPYHRMTAGAYSLLAVVLYHTGDFDQATIYQQKALDINEREIGLDHPDTMKSYGDLAVFYYRLQHTELALKYVKRALFVLHLTCGPSHPNTAATYINVAMMEEGLGNVHIALRYLHKALKCNKRLLGPDHIQTAASYHAIAIALSLMEAYSLSVQHEQTTLQILRAKLGPDDLRTKDATAWLEYFESKAFEQQEAARNGTRKPDASIASKGHLSVSDLLDYISPSHDAKCRDAVAVKRKNYITKVKGNSFQDVDLAHSDDNVKENPKNESEEERDIPDMGSKSDGNQVSISTLVQSQQPAVEETVEERANIPKETFSETHIGGDDGWQPVQRPRSAGSYGQRVKQRRATIGKVYSYNKRIVDADMDYPPIKHMHQNSGYYLLKKRTIAHGSYAEHHTSNPSQGSKFGRRIVKAVTYRVKSVASSNKTYTQEASRNNGKVLGSSLESSSVCSPNDFCPSKTSVVTLGKSPSYKEVALAPPGSIAKLQFGFSQSEIPDSQEVRVKKCEEEKQNANSMGVEDLSQKQCEDMPSPINNLEEDAVVIEKKDKTESTDEIEDNCSVVVSESVKEFDSGIIEIPEVMQDCVSIDSIPNYIDSPIKELCEKDSSGSIESYGDSNSTLPGEQNLKDKPSVPYIGDTRGFVNKKLSASAAPFNPSPPFARSAPAVMNIAIPSVRPWPVNMTLHPGPAPALPTVNPISPQHLYPSPPPTPNLIQSLPFFYPMYCQPQAVLTSTFPVTSSAFHPNHFPWQCNVNTNTSEFIPNTPWPGCHPMEFSIPPPVIRPVADPGLEPKFELNDCESLSCAPILPVDIDDMGEAIKEMNPLASDAVNNASEDAKVTLENVKENGDSNVCAEETAGNEANQHKIPNVNVETSSERKTDGERTFSILIRGRRKRKQTLRMPISLLNRPYGLHSFKVVYNRVVRGS; this is encoded by the exons ATGGCGCCCAAAACCCGCCGCGGAAAGAcgaaaggagagaagaagaagaagaaggaagagaagg TTCTTCCGGTTGTCATGGACATTACAGTAAACCTTCCAGACAAAACCATGGTTGTTTTAAAG GGAATATCAACGGATAGGATTATTGATGTACGTCGACTCCTCTCAGTCAACACTGAAACTTGCCATATCACCAGTTTTTCATTATCGCACGAG ATGAGAGGGCAACGGTTAAAAGACACGGTGGACGTCTCTGCACTGAAGCCATGCGCCGTCTCATTAACGGAAG AGGACTACGATGAAGAACGCGCGGTGGCGCACGTTCGACGGCTCCTGGACATTGTCGCCTGCACCACTTGCTTTGGGCCGGCAGAGACGACGAAGGACGCCTCAAAGTCCGACGCCGTCAAGAATGTGCCGGCTACGCAGGACAAGAGCGCCAAGGGAACTACCGCCAAATCTCAACCCACCGCTACTACAATTAGTAAGCAATCGAACTCGAAGGATGTGGCTGTGGAGGGCAATGGAGATATGAGCGAATCTTTTCCGAAGTTTGGTAGCTTCTACGagttcttctctctctcccacTTGATTCCTCCTCTTCAAT TTATAAGGAAGGCGGCGAAACGGCAAGTGGACGAGATTTCAGCGGAGGATCATCTTTCCTCTCTTGAG GTGAAACTTTGCAATGGAAAGCTGGTTCATGTGGAGGCTTGCAGAAAGGGGTTTCTTAGCGTCGGAAAGCAGCGGATTCTATGTCATAACCTTGTTGATTTGTTACGCCAGCTCAGTAGAGCCTTTGACAAT GCTTATGATGATCTCATGAAAGCATTCTCAGAACGCAACAAG TTTGGCAATCTGCCTTATGGCTTTAGAGCCAACACATGGCTTGTCCCTCCTGTTGCAGCTCAGTCACCATCAACATTCCCTTCTCTGCCCATGGAGGATGAAAACTGGGGTGGAAATGGAGGTGGTCTAGGAAGAGATGGTAAAAGTGATTTGATACCTTGGGCTAATGAACTACTATTTGTCGCATCTATGCCTTGCAAGACGACAGAGGAGAGACAAGCTCGAGACAGGAAAGCCTTCCTTCTTCACAGTTTGTTTGTTGAATGTTCCATCTTCAGAGCTGTCAACGCCGTTCAGCATGTAATGGGAAAATCAGATTTGATTTGTTCAGTTGCCAACAGCAAAACTctttacacagagagatttgGGGACTTGATCATCACGGTCATGAAAGATGCttcaaatgcaagcaataaatCAGACACTAAAATTGATGGCTCCCAAGCAATTGGACTGGACCGAAAAAACATGGTAGAACGAAATCTGCTGAAAGGGATCACTGCGGATGAAAATACTGCAGCCCAT GATATTGCTACTCTTGGTTTGGTCTATGTAAGATACTGTGGTTACATTGCTTCTGTGAAAGTTGAGAGGCAAGAGAACTCGAAAGTTGATTCTTCTTATCGGAGCATTGATCTTGAACAGCCTGAAGGCGGTGCCAATGCCCTTAATATTAACAG TTTAAGACGACTGCTTCACAAGGTGAAAACTTCGGAACATGCTAAACCATCATCACATTACCAGTGTTTGGAACATGAAGAAGGCCATACTCCCGGGGCTTTTATCGTAAGAGTGCTGGAAGAAAGTGTAGCCAATCTTGAAAAAGAGGAGCCGGAAAGAGAGCGATTTGTCAGATGGGAACTTGGAGCCTGCTGGATACAACATTTGCAAGACCAGAACAATGCAGATAAAGATAAGAAATCATCTGCAAAGAAGGCTAAGAAATCATCCACAGAGAAAGAGATGAAGGTTGACGGGCTTGGTACACCGCTGAAGTCCCTCAAGAACAAGAACCTTGATGCAAGCAATATGAAAATGCAATCTGAAAGCCTAGGAACCAATGTGGATGGTGTTATTGGGGAAGTTGAAGATGCTACTTCAGCTTCTTCAGAATCTCAATTTGATACCAATGCGAATGACAATGAGCTTGTACACAAGAGGTTATTATCTGATGCAGCCTTTTCTCGACTAAAAGAATCGAAAACAGGACTTCATTGCAAG TCTATACAAGAACTAGTCGAATTGTCTCAAAAGTATTACACTGAAGTTGCTCTTCCAAAACTG GTAGCAGACTTTGGTTCGTTGGAGCTGTCACCAGTTGATGGGCGAACTCTAACTGATTTCATGCATACTAGAGGCCTTCGGATGCATTCCTTGGGACATGTT GTCAAGCTTTCAGATAAGCTATCACATGTAAAGTCACTATGTATACATGAGATGATAGTGCGAGCCTTTAAACACATTCTTCGGGCAGTGATTGCTGCTGTTGTGAACCCCGATGAAATGGCAATGTCAATAGCTGCTGCATTGAACTTGATGCTTGGAGTTCCTAACAATAGCAAATCAGACAAGTCTTTCTACGTGCATTCCCTTGTGTGGAGATGGCTGGAGGTATTCTTGAGAAAGCGATACGAATGGGATCTTAGCATCTTTAACTACAAAGATGTGAGAAAATTTGCAATTCTACGTGGCTTATGTCATAAG TTGGGTATTGAGTTGGTTCCAAGGGATTTTGATATGGATTCTCCGCATCCATTTCATAAATCAGATGTTGTCAGCCTGGTCCCTGTGCACAAG CAAGCCGCATGCTCATCTGCAGATGGAAGACAACTCTTGGAATCATCGAAAACAGCGTTAGATAAGGGGAAACTAGAAGATGCAGTCACTTATGGAACAAAG GCTCTTGCAAAGCTGGTCGCAGTTTGTGGTCCCTACCATCGAATGACAGCAGGAGCATATAGCCTCCTTGCTGTAGTTTTGTATCACACTGGTGACTTTGATCAG GCCACCATATATCAACAAAAAGCCTTGGATATCAATGAGAGAGAGATAGGACTGGATCATCCTGATACAATGAAAAGTTATGGTGATCTTGCTGTATTTTATTACAGACTTCAACATACAGAGCTGGCTCTCAA GTATGTTAAGCGTGCTTTGTTTGTATTACATCTCACATGCGGCCCATCTCATCCAAACACTGCTGCAACATACATAAATGTTGCTATGATGGAGGAAGGCCTGGGGAATGTGCATATTGCTCTCAGATATCTCCATAAAGCTCTGAAGTGTAACAAAAGGCTACTTGGTCCGGATCATATTCAG ACAGCAGCAAGCTACCATGCAATAGCAATTGCTCTTTCATTGATGGAAGCATACTCTCTGAGTGTTCAGCATGAACAGACAACCCTGCAAATCCTTCGAGCAAAGCTGGGCCCTGATGATTTGCGCACAAAG GATGCTACTGCTTGGCTCGAGTACTTTGAGTCCAAAGCTTTTGAACAACAAGAAGCTGCAAGAAATGGCACTCGGAAGCCTGATGCATCCATAGCCAGCAAAGGCCATCTGAG TGTCTCGGATTTGCTCGACTACATAAGTCCAAGCCACGATGCCAAATGTAGAGACGCTGTGGCAGTAAAAAGGAAAAACTATATTACAAAG GTGAAAGGGAATTCCTTCCAAGATGTTGATTTAGCACATTCAGATGATAATGTGAAAGAAAACCCCAAAAATGAGTctgaggaagagagagatatacCCGACATGGGAAGTAAGTCAGATGGTAACCAGGTGAGCATCTCCACCCTAGTTCAGTCCCAGCAGCCTGCTGTGGAGGAAACTGTTGAGGAAAGGGCAAATATTCCCAAGGAGACCTTTTCTGAAACACATATTGGAGGAGATGATGGATGGCAACCAGTTCAGAGGCCTAGATCAGCTGGCTCATACGGGCAACGTGTAAAGCAGCGGCGAGCAACCATTGGCAAGGTTTATAGTTATAATAAAAGAATTGTTGATGCTGACATGGACTATCCTCCAATCAAACATATGCACCAGAATAGTGGGTATTACCTTTTGAAGAAAAGGACGATTGCCCATGGAAGTTATGCAGAACACCACACTTCAAATCCCTCTCAAGGTTCCAAATTTGGGAGGAGAATAGTCAAGGCTGTAACATACCGGGTTAAGTCTGTAGCTTCGTCTAATAAGACTTATACACAAGAGGCATCTAGAAACAACGGCAAGGTTCTTGGTTCTTCATTAGAGTCTTCTTCAGTTTGCAGTCCAAATGATTTTTGTCCATCCAAAACTTCAGTTGTTACTCTTGGAAAATCTCCTTCTTACAAGGAAGTAGCTTTGGCCCCCCCAGGTAGTATTGCTAAGTTGCAGTTTGGGTTTTCTCAAAGTGAAATTCCAGATAGCCAGGAAGTTCGAGTCAAGAAatgtgaagaagaaaaacaaaatgccAACTCAATGGGAGTAGAAGATTTATCTCAAAAGCAGTGTGAGGATATGCCTAGTCCGATAAATAATTTAGAAGAAGACGCTGTagtcattgaaaagaaagataaaactGAATCAACTGATGAAATAGAAGATAATTGTTCTGTTGTGGTATCTGAGAGTGTGAAAGAATTTGATTCTGGTATTATTGAGATTCCTGAAGTCATGCAGGATTGTGTATCAATTGATAGCATCCCGAATTATATTGATTCTCCTATAAAGGAACTCTGTGAGAAGGATTCATCTGGAAGCATTGAAAGTTATGGTGATTCAAACTCGACTTTGCCAGGAGAACAGAATTTGAAGGACAAACCATCAGTTCCATACATAGGGGATACTCGAGGATTTGTCAATAAGAAGTTGTCCGCTTCTGCAGCTCCATTCAACCCATCACCACCCTTTGCACGTTCTGCGCCAGCTGTGATGAACATTGCAATTCCTTCTGTGAGACCTTGGCCGGTAAATATGACTCTTCACCCAGGGCCTGCTCCTGCTTTACCTACAGTTAATCCAATATCCCCCCAGCATCTGTACCCATCCCCTCCTCCAACCCCGAACCTGATACAGTCATTGCCCTTTTTTTACCCCATGTACTGCCAACCTCAAGCAGTGCTGACCAGTACTTTTCCTGTTACTAGCAGTGCCTTCCATCCCAATCATTTCCCTTGGCAGTGCAATGTGAATACGAATACATCAGAGTTTATACCAAACACACCTTGGCCTGGATGCCATCCAATGGAGTTCTCTATCCCGCCTCCTGTTATCAGGCCAGTTGCTGATCCAGGATTAGAGCCAAAGTT